The following is a genomic window from Podarcis raffonei isolate rPodRaf1 chromosome 5, rPodRaf1.pri, whole genome shotgun sequence.
CATCTGGTAAATTAACTTTACATTTGAAGAAGAGATTCCCATTTTGCATTAGTATATTTGCTGGGCAAAATTATctaaaatatacacatttattaTAGCCATTAACATCTAGTCCTAATAGGGTGGCCAAATGCAAAAGAAAGCGGGGCCTTAATAGTCACCTTTAATAGTTAGGTCACCTGCACCTGCTGAAATACCCTCTTCTACCCTGCTATATTGAAAGAAGCAGGAGCCTTGTTGTCTTTTGCACTAGGTGGAGGTGAAGTGATGACACTGGACTAAAGCACTTCCTGGCATGCAGGCAAGACTGAACAGAGGTAAATCCCAACCAGAGTAGCATAGAGTTTTATTGAATTAGTCCATATCAACAGAGAACAAAATGGAATACAAATAAAGTCTGCGGAAAAGTAAACTGCATTTAAAACTCTACATGAAAGGACATGTTGTATTTGCTTTTGCTAAAACAACTAAAaaccaaaacattaaaaataaaatagagttAAATAGGGGAGAAGGACATCATACTAGTTTAGTTAGTCTGCTAACCCCCTGAAATAAAACCTGCCAGGGAGATTAGTTCATGTACCAAACTTGCTAGTTGCCTGTCTCTGGTAGAGTGGGCTTTCTCAAGTTGCATCAGTCTGAGGAATGTGTGATTTGCTTGAAATGCTGGTTGGTGCAATAGGTAGATAGCTTTGCAACCCTCTCTTGTATAAAGGGCAGCTTCTTTTAGCTTCCCTCATGTGTGGGGGCACTTATGCTGCTCTCCCCATGATGTCAGGGTGCATTGGTGGTCCTAAGGCTGGTGGTGTTTTGCAGGTCTTGCAGTAAACTTCAAAGAGACTAGCCACGGAGTGCATGCGGTAAAAGATGCCCAGTGGCAGGGAGATCTTGACCACGATGGCCCAGAGTGTGAAGCCATAGAAAGACTGCTCAATCTGGCTCACCAGGTGCGGGCGGGTCCCATAGGCATATAGAATCCACACCTAGTCAAACAAAGGAAACAGGGAAAGGAATAAAACCAACTTCAAACTGTTGGCATAAGTAGCCATTATTTTGGGGCAGCCGCATCCTTTCATGGGAGGGATGGGGAGCGTGTGGCCCTCCATATTCTGTTgttattgttgaactacaactcccatcagccccatccagcatctGGTGGACCACCACTTCCCCATCCTTCCTGAAATGTCTCCCATACTTATTTGCATTTGACGTGCCTATAGAGCACATGGAAAAGCTACGTTGTCTAGGATATACACCTGTTTTTCCACAGTCCCCTGTTCTGCTTTCTCAAGCACATGAACAACAATCAGAAGTTTTCATGTGCCAGATTAGAAGGTGCTCTTTGAGCCAATCtacatgttcagagaaagaaCATGGGGCAGTGCTCCATGACCTGTTGCAGGTCAGAATGTGAGAGGTGCATCACACAGCTATATCTCCCCTTCCCTTTGTGTGAACATAAACAAGCAGCAGGTCAGGAGTAAAGCTTGGTTAGAGCCTTTCTTTCTAAAACACCAGATTTTTTGTGGCGGCAGGAGGGGAGTGGAATTAAATTTTGAAGACAGGGATAAAGTTCAGTTCCACTGCCTGGATTCCAAATTGGTACAGTCCCAGGAAAGTTGTAGCATTTGTGTGCCTCCTGAACATGTCGATTGGCCATTCTATAGATGGGGTTGTTGTTCCACTTCACCCAACTTTCTTTGGCAAGAAGATATGCTTTCCATGCGGTGCCAGAATTCTTCAGTTACGTAACTCAGGTCTTTGAAAATTTCTGTAAGCATGACATTTTAAACAATGATGATGcgttatgtttttagatatgcatgTTGTGTTGacttctggatgtgaatggggctctggaacagatcccgttcgcatccagaggtaccagtgtacctACATTGGAGCTATAGGCTGCATAGGAATCCTCATTTATGTCACTGTTGTGCTGTTTCCTTGATACTGTTTGCaacaaaaaaggggtgggggatttGCATAAAGGAGAAACtaaaaaatatgtacatttttggAATCAGAAGAAAAGGATTTGTGATAGCAAAGTACCAAATGCAGTTTGTTAGGTGACTAAATTTACAAGCCAAATAACCATTTTATAAGTACCTATGTTAGCTTCCTGCTACTCCAATCATCAAATagtattgtggcaccttaaagacaaacaaGTTTTATTATGGCAGAACCTTTATGAAGAAGGGTCAACTTCATTAgttgcatctgatgaaatggtCTCTGGTCCACATCTTGAAGGTGCCATAAGACTTTTTGTTGATCTTGGTTCTAATCCACTACTGCCCTCTACGGGTCACATAGATTCTCTCACTTGGAACATATTCAAGAACTGATTTTGCAAAGTTAGTTACTACAAATATTATTAGACAATATTCTGTGTTTTCCATTTCAAATTTGGCATGATTGGAGCTCTAACAAAATCATCAACATCATGACAAGATTAGTGCATGTAACATACTGCGGGGGGGCGGGCGTTCTTTAATAAATTTGGCAATGATGAGTAAAAGTCTTCATATCAGCCTGGAAGAGCTAAGGCAAATAAGTTCAAAGAAGACTGGGAATTGTTTGGAACATTTTCGAAAGTGAAACAGGCTGCTATAAGAGGTACTCACTTTCTTTTGCTCTGCGGTATTTATCTTCGAATTTAATGGTGTAAAATAGGTTTCTAATGCTGCTTCTTGTTTAAAGACTACAATATTGAATTAAGGGTGAATTAACTTTTAATATCTTTTTATACCTTGTCATTAAATATTTATGACATGTTTGTAATTTCTTTATGTACTGTAGCTGATGTGTTGATGATAGTTTTaatcaataataattattttttaacattttaggAAATGGTGTCATTCTATGTTGGTGTATAATGGGGATCACCAACATGGTGCTTGAGGGCACCAGTGTTCCCGTCAGTACCTACTGTGATGCCCACAAAAGGTCTCAGCAAACACCCTCTCAAAAATCCACAGTTCAAAGGAGACTGTTTGCTCTTCTTGCTCAGTTCCTGATTGCAatggctcagcctctcctaccTTGAACACACTTACACACCACTCTTAAACATGCCCACAGTTCATTGGATTCTTGAATTGGATACCCATCCTCTCTATTCTGAACACAGGAGAGGTGCAAAGATCTTCTCTCCAAGGGAGTCCTGGGATGGATGATAAAAAGGCCACCTCATAGAAAAATGCTCCTTGCAGTTCTCTGTTCAGAAATCAACTGCTCTTGGTGAGTGAGCACAATGTTGCCTGATAAAAAGCAACTTTGCCAGACACACCTGGGTGTACAACAGTGTCCAATCCTCTAAGAACCTGTTTCCCATTCATGGGGTGCTCGTAGTTGTGGACATGCCCATACAATTTTGCGGCTGTGTCCCTCTTTCTGCtgttttagatgtggcagccattttgtgtcatgCCACGTTCCCATGGCAGCCATGTTGTGTTGCGCCATACCCTCAAGATAGCCATTTCATGACTGGTATCTGTGGCACTTTCTGGTATGTAATAACTTGGCCTGGGCCTAGTGAGCACAAACCATTATTATTCCTCCAGTGCACAAGTCTTCACTAGGCCTGGGCTAAGACCTGGCATGCTGACATAGATTGATCATATTATCAAAACTAAGCCAACAGAGACTACTGCCTCAATTATGTCATGGACAGCCTGGTTCCTGGTTGCAAAGAGTCTCCCTAGAAGCCCTTTCCACAAAATCTCCCACCCACTGCAATTTTGGCGCTACCTTTAGATCTGTCTTAAACCAAACCCAACTTACCGATATGTTGTAGAAGATGAGGAGAATTGAGATGTTTTGTAGGACCTTCCTTCTGATACTTTGTTTTTTAGGTTCTCTCTGAATGTGTGAAATCTGGAAGAGGGATGGGTCATCACCATGATCTGACAAGTGCATGGGCAGTTGATTTTCCAAACTGGCCATGATGTTGGTCAGTGTATGGGTTTTGGAGTAAGGTCTATTGCCGTCCTGTTCTGCAGGACCTCTGGAAATGGAAAAGATCCAGCTGGCAGCAGCAGAATTGCTGTTGTCTTGGCCATCTGGCTCTTGAGGGAGGCTTGAGTATAAAGCTTCAGTAATGAAGAGATTCTGTCCCAATATCTGGATGGTCTTGCAGAGGGAGAAGCAGAAGTCTAGGAGGTGGAGGCCACCATTGGTATGAAGAAATAAGATGGCAACCAAAGAGAAGATGGATACCATGAGGGGACCACAGGAGCTGCCCAGAAGCAAAGTGACATCTAAGTTTCTTACCACGCTTTTGTCAGAAGGGAGAGCCGCAGATTTTTTCTTCATTCTGTAGGTGGCAATGCCAATCAAAGTTGCCAGGAACATGGCAGACAAGAGCACAGAGTTGAAGATGTAGTATGTCCGTAGGGCTTCAGGAATGGTGTGGGGAGACTTGGCAAGCACTCCAAAGGAGATCATCACCCCAAATGTCGCTGAAATGGCCAAGGCCCCCAGCACTAGCCCCACAAAAGCCCCACTGAGATGGAAGTGTGCCTTGTGAGTAAGCTGGGGCTTTTGGCTGGGGCTTTGCCGCCCCGTGTTCTTCCAGATGATGTACAGCATTGTAGAAGAGAAGAGACTGAACTCAATATTGAAGGGATGCAGGTAGGCGGCGCCTTCTGAAAAGATGTGGCAAAGGCTGGTGGTACAGATGCAGCTGTTGGTGTGGGAACCACCTGTAGGAAGAATAGGATGCTTGTGCTAGAAGAGGGATATATGTTTAGCAGAGGAACAACAGAAAAGGTTGTCTGGCAACTTCTAACTCGAAAAGAGGACAATTCTATCTGCTTTAGGTCACACCCACAGCAAATATTTAAAGCATTCTTACACCACTTTAACActcatggagaatcctgggaactgtagtttgttaagggtgctgggaattgtagcttggtgaggtcagcactacagttcccaggattctttggggaagcctgaCTGTTAAAATGGTATTAAGAGCACTTTTTGGTGTGGCTGTGCCCTGTGTGCAGTTGAGAAACCGCACACAGTTCTTTTCCACCGGCTCATATAAGACCAGCACAAAAAGTTGGACCTGGTGAGCACTCAATGTTCCCATCCCCTAAAATTATAATCcatgggttgccatctgattttattctgctccaaatttgattttaagccatattttaattgattgtttgATTTAGGTTTTAATGTAACATATTTTGATggtagccgccctgagcccggtcctggccggggagggccgggtataaataaaattattattattattttctgctttctTCATCCAGTCATGACAACTTTATACCAAAACATGCTGTGGGAAGGGGAGCTGCAGGCTAACTGTATCTGTGATTAATTTCTTACCACTGAATTTGGAAGATGGGGTGCTTCAGAGGAATGGCATGAGATGGAACATCATGTATAGGAAGCACAGTGATCGTAGGGTGGATAGTTAAAGCATGGATGGGAAATGGCTCAATCCAGGGGGAAACTCAGGTGAAGTGGAGTGTTAGGGCTTTGCAGCATTGGGGAAGGGATGCAAAGGAGAAATATGGGGTGCGGCAGCTGCAGAGCTGCATTCTACAGGGGGCCTCTCCCTACGTTGTTGAAGCCAAATATTTCCTTATATGCTGGGCTGAGTCTCAGCAGTTTCCCAGTCCTAGCATGAGGGGCTCAGGAGTAAATGGCAAAGTAAGGAGGCACATCTACTGGAAAGAAGGCCAGAGAATGGATGTGAATGCTCAGAGAACATACATTACTGGGCTACCATATAAGGATAGTAAGATAGCAAGTAAACAGAAGTCCCTTGgacagggttgccatacgtccagaatttcctggacatatctggaataccaCATTCCTCAGCAGAGTCTGGGTGGAAATAGGccaaatgtccgggaaaatccggatgtatggcagcctaTGTCGGCAGCTTTACAACTTTGCTGTCCAGATTTTCCCTGTTTGAAATACGGCAGCCCTACCCTTGGATTCGAACCATGCCTTTGGTCACTTTGAAAGACTTAGTTCCTAAGTTTGTCACTGATTAAGCCAAGCCATGTATAGACCTCTTGTGGTACTCTTTGAGAGCTCCCTCCCCAGATGAGAAGGACGGTTTGTACCATGGGGGGCCTGTGAAGTCTCTCCCTTGTGAGCATCATAAAATTCTTCCAGCTGCTTCATGGACTCATCCAGCACCACACTCATCCACAGGAGCACGTTGGTGGCCAGAGTGTGCATCAGCCCAAACCTAGAAGTCAcaaggagaaaggaggaagggGATAAATTAAAGATCTCTGCACCTCACCCTTCCCTACTCAATTTGGTTCAAAGGTAGATAGAGGCTCCCTGGCCCCAATCCAAACATTCCTCCCAGCCATGATTAGCATCTTTGTAGCCATTTCATGCACTGGCATTCTTACGAGGCTGCCAAAAACCTGACTCGCTTTTCCCTGCATGGTTGCCTCATCTGCAACATTCAGATTCTTCATATTACAGC
Proteins encoded in this region:
- the LOC128413396 gene encoding proton channel OTOP1-like, with amino-acid sequence MATTMLSSSLLSLLYLVLLTFVGSAVLLAEMHQHSSQSRNVHAFLEVLMISSCIWMLWFGCHFSRNKQLKRHQDHQAGASWLKGGLSLFALATLVLDCLSLGYCYELQHCASMLITTFPVVQAVFTIIQVSVLLFNAKVCIQEHQHLNRFGLMHTLATNVLLWMSVVLDESMKQLEEFYDAHKGETSQAPHGGSHTNSCICTTSLCHIFSEGAAYLHPFNIEFSLFSSTMLYIIWKNTGRQSPSQKPQLTHKAHFHLSGAFVGLVLGALAISATFGVMISFGVLAKSPHTIPEALRTYYIFNSVLLSAMFLATLIGIATYRMKKKSAALPSDKSVVRNLDVTLLLGSSCGPLMVSIFSLVAILFLHTNGGLHLLDFCFSLCKTIQILGQNLFITEALYSSLPQEPDGQDNSNSAAASWIFSISRGPAEQDGNRPYSKTHTLTNIMASLENQLPMHLSDHGDDPSLFQISHIQREPKKQSIRRKVLQNISILLIFYNISVWILYAYGTRPHLVSQIEQSFYGFTLWAIVVKISLPLGIFYRMHSVASLFEVYCKTCKTPPALGPPMHPDIMGRAA